Proteins from a single region of Starkeya sp. ORNL1:
- a CDS encoding cytochrome c family protein, with product MDSFELNKIAGAILGTLTFTLGLSIVADIIFSQHPPAKPGFEIVVKEASSGEAQAAAPADVPIANLLAAASVERGAAQAKKCGACHNFVEGAGPKVGPDLYGVVGRPVASAAGFAYSAAIKAHGGTWTFQELSDFIKNPKGDIPGTAMGFAGLPKETDRADLLVYLNTLSHSPLPLPQPVAAPAAAPAAAPAAGDKPAEAKPAEAKPAAPAAAPAPAAAPAPAAAPAPAAPAPAAPVAADPKPAEPAAPAPAAPAPAPEAPAAPAPAPAPEAPATPPATAPAQ from the coding sequence ATGGACAGCTTCGAGCTGAACAAGATCGCTGGTGCCATACTTGGCACGCTGACCTTCACGCTCGGATTGAGCATCGTTGCCGATATCATCTTCTCGCAGCATCCGCCGGCGAAGCCGGGCTTCGAGATCGTGGTGAAGGAGGCTTCCAGCGGCGAAGCCCAGGCCGCGGCGCCGGCCGATGTGCCGATCGCCAATCTGCTCGCCGCCGCCAGCGTCGAGCGTGGCGCGGCGCAGGCCAAGAAGTGCGGCGCCTGCCACAATTTCGTCGAGGGCGCCGGCCCCAAGGTCGGCCCGGACCTTTACGGCGTGGTTGGCCGCCCGGTCGCCAGCGCTGCCGGCTTCGCCTATTCCGCCGCGATCAAGGCGCATGGCGGCACGTGGACCTTCCAGGAGCTGTCGGACTTCATCAAGAACCCGAAGGGCGATATTCCCGGCACCGCGATGGGCTTCGCCGGCCTGCCGAAGGAAACCGATCGCGCCGACCTGCTGGTCTATCTGAACACGCTGTCGCACAGCCCGCTGCCGCTGCCCCAGCCGGTCGCCGCGCCTGCGGCCGCTCCGGCCGCGGCACCCGCAGCTGGCGACAAGCCGGCGGAAGCCAAGCCTGCTGAAGCGAAGCCGGCCGCGCCTGCTGCCGCTCCGGCTCCTGCTGCCGCTCCGGCTCCCGCCGCTGCCCCGGCTCCCGCTGCGCCCGCCCCTGCCGCTCCGGTGGCCGCGGATCCCAAGCCGGCCGAACCTGCGGCACCGGCTCCCGCAGCACCGGCCCCGGCTCCGGAAGCGCCCGCTGCTCCGGCGCCGGCCCCCGCTCCGGAAGCTCCGGCCACGCCCCCGGCGACCGCGCCCGCCCAGTGA
- the fabI gene encoding enoyl-ACP reductase FabI — translation MSLMQGKRGLVMGVANDHSIAWGIAKALAAQGAELAFTYQGEALGRRVKPLAQSLGSDTVLPCDVEDLASVDAAFDALKAKWSTIDFVVHAIGFSDKNELKGRYADTTRTNFTRTMVISCFSFTEIAKRAAALMPRGGSILTLTYGGSTRVMPNYNVMGVAKAALEASVRYLAADYGPQGVRVNAVSAGPIRTLAGAGITDARLMFNYQKRHAPLRRTVTIEEVGGAALYLLSELASGVTGEVHFVDSGYNIISMPHPDALKTIEDAEERAAGGEVAAE, via the coding sequence ATGAGCCTGATGCAGGGCAAGCGCGGTCTGGTGATGGGGGTCGCCAACGACCATTCCATCGCCTGGGGCATCGCCAAGGCGCTGGCCGCGCAGGGAGCGGAACTCGCTTTCACCTATCAGGGCGAGGCGCTCGGCCGCCGCGTCAAGCCGCTGGCCCAGAGCCTCGGCTCCGACACCGTGCTGCCCTGCGACGTCGAGGACCTCGCTTCGGTGGACGCTGCGTTCGACGCGCTGAAAGCCAAATGGAGCACCATCGATTTCGTCGTGCACGCCATCGGCTTCTCCGACAAGAACGAGTTGAAGGGGCGCTACGCCGACACCACGCGGACCAATTTCACCCGCACCATGGTGATCTCCTGCTTCTCCTTCACCGAGATCGCCAAGCGCGCCGCGGCCCTGATGCCGCGCGGCGGCTCGATCCTGACGCTGACTTATGGCGGCTCGACCCGGGTGATGCCGAACTACAATGTCATGGGCGTCGCCAAGGCCGCGCTGGAGGCGAGCGTGCGCTATCTGGCCGCCGATTACGGCCCTCAGGGCGTGCGGGTGAACGCGGTCTCGGCCGGGCCGATCCGTACGCTGGCGGGCGCCGGCATCACCGATGCGCGGCTGATGTTCAACTACCAGAAGCGCCACGCCCCGCTGCGCCGCACCGTGACCATCGAGGAAGTCGGCGGCGCCGCGCTGTACCTGCTCTCCGAGCTCGCCAGCGGCGTCACCGGCGAGGTGCATTTCGTCGATTCCGGCTACAACATCATCTCGATGCCGCACCCCGACGCGCTCAAGACCATCGAGGACGCGGAGGAACGCGCCGCCGGCGGCGAGGTCGCGGCGGAGTAA
- a CDS encoding prephenate dehydratase codes for MTSRRTVVFQGEPGANSHIACREVYPDFEPVPCDTFEDAFAAIQNGEADLGMIPIENSVAGRVADIHHLMPTSGLNIIGEFFLPLSHQLMAVKGASLATIKTAQSHVMALGQCRNIIRKLGLKAVVGADTAGSARQIAEAGDITQSAIASRLAAEIYGLDIVAENIEDEAHNTTRFIILSREADWAPANNGPTVTTFVFRVRNVPAALYKAMGGFATNGVNMTKLESYQLDGEFFATQFYADVEGHPDDRPLKLALEELAFFSKELRILGVYPAHSYRIALAAKG; via the coding sequence ATGACCAGCCGCCGCACCGTCGTGTTCCAGGGCGAGCCGGGAGCCAACTCCCACATCGCCTGCCGCGAGGTCTATCCGGATTTCGAGCCGGTGCCGTGCGACACCTTCGAGGACGCCTTCGCCGCCATCCAGAACGGCGAGGCCGATCTCGGCATGATCCCGATCGAGAACTCGGTCGCCGGCCGGGTGGCGGACATCCACCATCTGATGCCGACCTCCGGTCTCAACATCATCGGCGAGTTCTTCCTGCCGCTCTCCCACCAGCTGATGGCGGTGAAGGGCGCGAGCCTCGCCACCATCAAGACCGCGCAGAGCCACGTGATGGCGCTCGGCCAGTGCCGCAACATCATCCGCAAGCTCGGGCTGAAGGCGGTGGTCGGCGCCGACACCGCCGGCTCCGCCCGCCAGATCGCCGAGGCCGGCGACATCACCCAGTCGGCCATCGCCTCGCGCCTGGCCGCGGAGATCTATGGGCTCGACATCGTCGCCGAGAACATCGAGGACGAAGCGCATAACACCACGCGCTTCATCATCCTCTCGAGGGAGGCCGACTGGGCGCCGGCCAATAATGGCCCGACGGTGACGACCTTCGTGTTCCGGGTGCGCAACGTGCCGGCCGCGCTCTACAAGGCGATGGGCGGTTTTGCCACCAATGGCGTGAACATGACCAAGCTGGAATCCTACCAGCTCGACGGCGAGTTTTTCGCCACGCAATTCTATGCCGATGTCGAGGGCCACCCGGACGACCGGCCGCTGAAGCTGGCTTTGGAGGAACTGGCCTTCTTCTCCAAGGAGTTGCGCATCCTCGGCGTCTATCCCGCGCACTCCTACCGGATCGCGCTGGCGGCGAAGGGCTGA
- the fabB gene encoding beta-ketoacyl-ACP synthase I gives MRRVVVTGMGIVSSIGNSTQEVLASLREAKSGISRSQSYADLGFRSQVYGAPQLDAAAIVDRRAMRFHGGGTAWNHVAMEQAIRDSGLEPHEVSNERTGLIMGSGGSSTRTIVESADITREKGPKRVGPFAVPKAMSSTASATLSTWFKIKGASYSISAACATTNICIGNAAEQIQWGKQDIVFAGGCEDLDWTLSVLFDAMGAMSSDFNDRPSVASRPYDKNRDGFVISGGAGVLVLEELEHAKARGARIYAEIVGYGTSSDGADMVAPSGEGAARAMKLALQSVKGPIDYINPHATATPIGDLKEIEAIRAVFGDKCPPISATKALTGHSQGATGVHEAIYSILMMQNGFITESAHIEELDPVFADMPIARERIDNAKLERVLSNGFGFGGTNAVLVLQHPDA, from the coding sequence ATGCGCCGTGTCGTCGTCACCGGTATGGGCATCGTCTCGTCCATCGGCAACTCGACGCAGGAGGTTCTCGCCTCCCTGCGCGAGGCGAAGAGCGGCATCAGCCGCTCGCAGTCCTATGCCGATCTCGGTTTCCGCAGCCAGGTCTATGGCGCCCCGCAGCTCGACGCCGCCGCGATCGTCGATCGCCGCGCCATGCGCTTCCACGGCGGCGGCACCGCCTGGAACCATGTTGCGATGGAGCAGGCGATCCGCGATTCCGGGCTGGAGCCGCACGAAGTGAGCAATGAGCGCACCGGGCTGATCATGGGCTCCGGCGGCTCCTCCACCCGCACCATCGTCGAGAGCGCCGACATCACCCGCGAGAAGGGCCCCAAGCGGGTCGGCCCGTTCGCGGTGCCCAAGGCGATGAGCTCCACCGCCTCGGCGACGCTGTCCACCTGGTTCAAGATCAAGGGCGCCAGCTATTCGATCTCCGCTGCCTGCGCCACTACCAATATCTGCATCGGCAACGCCGCCGAGCAGATCCAGTGGGGCAAGCAGGACATCGTGTTCGCCGGCGGCTGCGAGGACCTCGACTGGACGCTGTCCGTGCTATTCGACGCCATGGGCGCCATGTCGTCCGATTTCAACGATCGCCCGTCGGTCGCCTCCCGCCCCTATGACAAGAACCGCGACGGCTTCGTCATCTCCGGCGGCGCCGGCGTGCTGGTGCTCGAGGAGCTGGAGCACGCCAAGGCCCGCGGCGCGCGCATCTATGCCGAAATCGTCGGCTACGGCACCTCCTCGGACGGCGCCGACATGGTGGCGCCCTCCGGCGAAGGTGCGGCGCGCGCCATGAAGCTGGCGCTCCAGAGCGTCAAGGGACCGATCGACTACATCAACCCCCACGCCACCGCGACGCCGATCGGCGATCTCAAGGAGATCGAGGCGATCCGCGCGGTGTTCGGCGACAAGTGCCCGCCGATCTCCGCCACCAAGGCGCTGACCGGCCACTCCCAGGGCGCCACCGGCGTGCACGAGGCGATCTACTCCATCCTGATGATGCAGAACGGCTTCATCACCGAGAGCGCGCACATCGAGGAACTCGATCCGGTCTTCGCCGACATGCCGATCGCGCGTGAGCGCATCGACAATGCGAAGCTGGAACGCGTGCTTTCCAACGGCTTCGGCTTCGGCGGCACCAATGCCGTGCTCGTCCTGCAGCATCCCGACGCCTGA
- a CDS encoding extracellular solute-binding protein: MPPPAAVPPALAPTDAPPQWRHAVALLGTPKYQPDFKHFDYVNPDAPKGGLVRLSDNGTFDSLNDIVPRGNPAAGISLIYDTLMTPSFDEVATEYGLLAEAVRYPADFSSVTYRLRPEAKWHDGQPVTADDVVWSFEALTKNNPRQAFYYSHVKKAEVTGEREVTFTFDQTGNRELPQIVGQLRVMPKHWWTANDASGKARDISQGTLEIPLGGGAYKIKQMVPGRSISYERVPDYWAANLPVNVGTNNFNEQRYDYFRDETVELEAFKGDQYDYRIESSAKDWATAYDFPAVKAGKVILEEFPNRASGSMQAFIPNLRRDKFQDQRVRRALNFALDFDGMNRTLFFGQYKRTSSYFQNTELASSGLPQGKELEILQGVKDLVPASVFTTPYENPPTGGEDVRRANLREAARLFKEAGYEVKGGKLVNAKGEPFTIEILIANPAFERVALFYKPTLERLGVTVNVRQVDTSQYINRIRARDFDMIITGWGQSLSPGNEQRDFWGSAAADREGSTNYAGIKDPGIDALIEKVIYARDREELVAATHALDRVLLAHDYVVPSWNYPNTRTARWNRFSRPETLPEYGSGAFPTIWWWDDAKAKATGGAK, translated from the coding sequence ATGCCGCCGCCGGCCGCGGTGCCGCCCGCCCTCGCTCCGACCGACGCGCCGCCGCAATGGCGCCACGCCGTCGCGCTGCTCGGCACGCCGAAATACCAGCCGGACTTCAAGCATTTCGACTATGTGAACCCGGACGCGCCAAAGGGCGGGCTGGTGCGGCTCTCCGACAACGGCACCTTCGATTCGCTCAACGACATCGTTCCGCGCGGCAATCCGGCGGCCGGCATCAGCCTGATCTACGATACGCTGATGACGCCGTCCTTCGACGAGGTGGCGACGGAATATGGGCTGCTGGCCGAGGCGGTGCGCTATCCGGCGGATTTCTCCTCCGTCACCTATCGCCTGCGCCCCGAGGCGAAGTGGCATGATGGCCAGCCGGTCACAGCGGATGACGTGGTGTGGTCGTTCGAGGCGCTGACCAAGAACAATCCGCGCCAGGCCTTCTATTACAGCCACGTCAAGAAGGCGGAGGTGACCGGCGAGCGCGAGGTGACCTTCACCTTCGACCAGACCGGCAATCGCGAACTGCCGCAGATCGTCGGCCAGTTGCGTGTCATGCCGAAGCATTGGTGGACCGCGAACGACGCCTCCGGCAAGGCGCGCGACATCTCGCAGGGCACGCTGGAGATCCCGCTCGGCGGCGGCGCCTACAAGATCAAGCAGATGGTGCCCGGCCGCTCGATCTCCTACGAGCGGGTGCCGGACTATTGGGCTGCCAACCTGCCGGTGAATGTCGGCACCAATAATTTCAACGAGCAGCGCTACGACTATTTCCGCGACGAGACCGTCGAGCTGGAGGCCTTCAAGGGCGACCAGTATGATTATCGCATCGAGAGTTCCGCCAAGGATTGGGCCACCGCCTATGACTTCCCGGCTGTGAAGGCCGGCAAGGTGATCCTCGAGGAATTCCCGAACCGGGCTTCCGGCTCGATGCAGGCCTTTATCCCGAATCTGCGGCGCGACAAGTTCCAGGACCAGCGGGTGCGCCGGGCGCTGAACTTTGCGCTCGATTTCGACGGCATGAACCGCACGCTGTTCTTCGGCCAGTACAAGCGCACCTCCAGCTATTTCCAGAACACCGAGCTCGCTTCCTCCGGCCTGCCCCAGGGCAAGGAGCTGGAGATATTGCAGGGCGTGAAGGACCTTGTCCCCGCCAGCGTGTTCACCACCCCATACGAGAATCCGCCGACCGGTGGCGAGGATGTGCGCCGCGCCAATCTGCGCGAGGCGGCACGGCTGTTCAAGGAAGCAGGCTATGAGGTGAAGGGCGGCAAGCTGGTCAACGCCAAGGGCGAGCCCTTCACCATCGAGATACTGATCGCCAATCCGGCGTTCGAGCGCGTCGCGCTGTTCTACAAGCCGACGCTGGAGCGGCTTGGCGTCACCGTCAATGTGCGCCAGGTCGACACCTCGCAATACATCAACCGCATCCGGGCGCGTGATTTCGACATGATCATCACCGGCTGGGGCCAGTCGCTCTCCCCGGGCAACGAGCAGCGCGATTTCTGGGGCTCGGCGGCGGCCGACCGCGAGGGCTCCACCAACTATGCCGGCATCAAGGATCCCGGCATCGACGCGCTGATCGAAAAGGTGATCTACGCCAGGGACCGCGAGGAACTGGTGGCGGCCACCCACGCGCTCGACCGCGTGCTGCTTGCCCACGATTATGTGGTGCCGAGCTGGAACTACCCCAACACCCGGACGGCGCGCTGGAACCGCTTCTCGCGGCCCGAGACCCTGCCGGAATACGGCAGCGGCGCCTTCCCTACCATCTGGTGGTGGGACGACGCCAAGGCCAAGGCGACCGGAGGCGCGAAGTGA
- the irrA gene encoding iron response transcriptional regulator IrrA has product MNETVRTVHMATPRVIVEDHDVALPVAKLRDSSASRTGCPFHDVRHMLRDVGLRPTRQRLALGWLLFAKGDRHVSAEILHEEAIKARFPVSLATVYNTLHQFTEVGLLRELAVDGSKTYFDTNPSDHHHFFVEGENNLVDIPSAHVEVERIPEPPEGYEVARIDVVVRLRPKRRA; this is encoded by the coding sequence ATGAACGAGACCGTCCGTACCGTGCACATGGCAACGCCGCGGGTGATCGTGGAAGACCACGACGTCGCGCTTCCGGTCGCCAAGCTGCGCGACAGTTCGGCCAGCCGCACCGGCTGCCCGTTCCACGACGTGCGCCACATGCTGCGCGACGTCGGCCTGCGGCCCACCCGGCAGCGCCTGGCGCTCGGCTGGCTGCTGTTCGCCAAGGGCGATCGGCACGTGTCGGCGGAAATCCTGCACGAGGAAGCCATCAAGGCGCGCTTCCCGGTGTCGCTGGCCACCGTGTACAACACGCTGCACCAGTTCACCGAAGTCGGCCTGCTGCGCGAGCTCGCGGTCGACGGCTCGAAGACCTATTTCGACACCAATCCCTCGGATCACCATCACTTTTTCGTCGAAGGCGAGAACAATCTCGTCGACATTCCGAGCGCGCATGTCGAAGTCGAGCGCATACCGGAGCCGCCGGAAGGCTATGAGGTAGCCCGCATCGACGTGGTGGTCCGCCTGCGGCCCAAGCGCCGCGCCTGA
- the fabA gene encoding 3-hydroxyacyl-[acyl-carrier-protein] dehydratase FabA, with the protein MDERRTSFDYEDLLACGRGELFGQGNAQLPLPPMLMFDRITEISETGGENGKGHVRAELDVKPDLWFFPVHFQGDPVMPGCLGLDAMWQLVGFYLGWLGAPGRGRALGLGEVKFSGQVLPTMKKVVYGIDFKRVMRSRLVLGIADGWLAADGEVIYRASDLKVGLFQT; encoded by the coding sequence ATGGACGAGCGGCGTACGAGCTTCGATTACGAAGACCTTCTCGCATGCGGACGAGGCGAACTGTTCGGTCAAGGCAATGCGCAGCTGCCATTGCCGCCGATGCTGATGTTCGACCGCATCACCGAAATCTCCGAGACCGGCGGCGAGAACGGCAAGGGCCATGTGCGCGCCGAGCTCGACGTGAAGCCGGACCTCTGGTTCTTCCCGGTGCACTTCCAGGGCGACCCGGTGATGCCCGGCTGCCTCGGCCTCGACGCCATGTGGCAGCTGGTCGGCTTCTATCTCGGCTGGCTCGGCGCGCCGGGCCGCGGGCGGGCGCTTGGCCTCGGCGAGGTGAAATTCTCCGGCCAGGTGCTGCCGACGATGAAGAAGGTGGTCTACGGCATCGACTTCAAGCGGGTGATGCGCTCGCGCCTGGTGCTCGGCATCGCCGATGGCTGGCTGGCTGCCGACGGCGAGGTGATCTACCGGGCCAGCGATCTCAAGGTCGGGCTGTTCCAGACCTGA
- a CDS encoding extracellular solute-binding protein, whose protein sequence is MTRRHILAFGAGVLAAPLLARRSLAQVATAAERHGMSAFGDLKYPADFARFDYVDPKASKGGIFSQIGPTAAYNQAFQTFNSLNGYILKGDGAQGIDLIFDSLMSRAFDEPDAVYGLIAQSVAVSDGGTLYRFRLRPEARFHDGSRLTAEDVAFSLNILKEKGHPIIAQSLREMTGAEADGADIAVVRFTPKRARDVPLLAAQLPVFSKAFYSAKPFDESTLEPPLGSGPYKVGKFEVGRFIAYDRVPDYWGADLPVNRGTNNFDTVRFEYFRDRDVGFEAFKGKAYLFREEFTSRTWATGYDFPALQDGRVKKTEIPDETPSGAQGWFLNLRRPQFADRRVREALSYAFDFEWTNKNLMFGIYKRTHSFFENSDLKAEGPAGPDEVALIEQIRDKLSPQALEELKGDPWSPPVSDGSGQDRILLRKATQLLRDAGWVIKDGRLVDRKGEPMTIEFLDDEGSLERHTAPFIKNLKVLGISASFRLVDPPQYERRLNNFDFDTTVRRFSVSTVPGESLRAFMGSQAAATPGSNNLSGIADPAIDTLVDTVIAANNREDLRTACKVLDRLLRAGRYWVPQWYSGAHRIAYWDSFEHPDMPAPKYDRAIPLTWWAKSG, encoded by the coding sequence GTGACGCGCCGCCATATTCTGGCGTTTGGCGCCGGTGTGCTGGCTGCCCCGCTGCTCGCCCGGCGCAGCCTCGCACAAGTGGCCACCGCCGCCGAGCGCCATGGCATGTCTGCCTTCGGTGACCTGAAATATCCGGCCGATTTCGCCCGTTTCGACTATGTCGACCCCAAGGCGTCGAAGGGCGGCATCTTCTCGCAGATCGGTCCTACCGCCGCCTATAATCAGGCGTTCCAGACCTTCAATTCGCTGAACGGCTACATCCTCAAGGGCGACGGCGCGCAGGGCATCGACCTCATCTTCGACAGCCTGATGTCGCGCGCCTTCGACGAGCCGGATGCGGTCTATGGGCTGATCGCGCAGTCGGTCGCCGTATCCGATGGCGGCACGCTCTACCGTTTCCGCCTGCGCCCGGAGGCACGCTTCCATGACGGCTCCAGGCTCACCGCCGAGGATGTCGCCTTTTCGCTGAACATCCTCAAGGAGAAGGGCCATCCGATCATCGCGCAGAGCCTGCGCGAGATGACCGGCGCGGAAGCCGACGGCGCCGACATAGCCGTGGTGCGCTTCACGCCCAAGCGGGCGCGGGACGTGCCGCTGCTGGCGGCGCAATTGCCGGTGTTCTCCAAGGCCTTTTATTCGGCCAAGCCGTTCGACGAGAGCACGCTGGAGCCGCCGCTCGGTTCCGGACCTTACAAGGTCGGCAAGTTCGAGGTCGGGCGCTTCATCGCCTATGACCGCGTCCCGGACTATTGGGGCGCCGACCTGCCGGTCAATCGCGGCACCAATAATTTCGATACGGTGCGCTTCGAGTATTTCCGCGACCGCGATGTCGGCTTCGAGGCTTTCAAGGGCAAGGCCTATCTGTTCCGCGAGGAGTTCACCTCGCGCACCTGGGCGACCGGCTATGACTTCCCGGCGCTCCAGGATGGCCGGGTTAAGAAGACCGAGATTCCGGACGAGACGCCGTCCGGCGCGCAGGGCTGGTTCCTCAATCTGCGCCGCCCGCAATTCGCCGACCGCCGGGTGCGCGAGGCGCTGTCCTATGCGTTCGATTTCGAATGGACCAACAAGAACCTGATGTTCGGCATCTACAAGCGGACGCATTCGTTCTTCGAGAATTCCGACCTCAAGGCGGAAGGCCCCGCCGGCCCGGACGAAGTCGCGCTGATCGAGCAGATCCGCGACAAGCTCAGCCCGCAGGCGCTGGAGGAGCTCAAGGGCGATCCCTGGTCGCCCCCGGTTTCCGACGGCTCGGGCCAGGACCGCATTTTGCTGCGCAAGGCGACGCAATTGCTGCGCGATGCCGGCTGGGTGATCAAGGACGGCCGCCTGGTCGATCGCAAGGGCGAGCCCATGACCATCGAGTTCCTCGATGATGAGGGCTCATTGGAGCGGCACACCGCGCCGTTCATCAAGAATTTGAAGGTGCTTGGCATTTCCGCCTCGTTCCGCCTGGTCGACCCGCCGCAGTATGAGCGCCGGCTGAACAATTTCGACTTCGACACCACGGTGCGACGCTTCTCGGTCTCCACCGTGCCGGGGGAATCGCTGCGCGCCTTCATGGGCTCGCAGGCGGCGGCGACGCCGGGTTCGAACAACCTCTCCGGTATCGCCGACCCGGCGATCGACACGCTGGTCGATACCGTGATCGCCGCCAACAACCGCGAGGATCTGCGCACCGCCTGCAAGGTACTGGACCGGCTGCTGCGAGCCGGGCGCTATTGGGTGCCGCAATGGTACTCGGGAGCACACCGCATCGCCTACTGGGACAGCTTCGAGCATCCCGACATGCCGGCGCCGAAATACGACCGGGCGATCCCGCTGACCTGGTGGGCAAAGTCGGGATGA
- a CDS encoding 3-deoxy-manno-octulosonate cytidylyltransferase, translating into MPSSDTLILVPARMASTRLPGKPLADVGGRPMIVEVARRSAAANIGRVVIATDTESVREAVVKAGFEAVMTRTDHPSGSDRIFEALNIVDPNRTAKRVVNVQGDLPTIDPALIRAALALLDEAAVDIGTLAAEIRVEEERANPNVVKAVGSPLGDGRLRALYFTRATAPWGKGPLYHHIGLYAYRRAALERFVALPPSALESRERLEQLRALEAGMRIDVAIVDTVPLGVDTPDDLVKARVLLAREDVRSREGPAK; encoded by the coding sequence ATGCCCTCATCCGATACGCTGATACTTGTTCCCGCGCGCATGGCGTCGACCCGCTTGCCGGGAAAGCCGCTGGCCGATGTCGGCGGGCGGCCGATGATCGTCGAAGTGGCGCGGCGTTCCGCCGCGGCAAATATCGGCCGCGTGGTGATCGCCACCGACACGGAGAGCGTGCGCGAGGCGGTGGTGAAGGCCGGCTTCGAGGCGGTGATGACGCGCACCGACCATCCGTCGGGCTCCGACCGCATCTTCGAGGCGCTGAACATCGTCGACCCCAACCGTACCGCGAAGCGCGTGGTGAATGTGCAGGGCGATCTGCCGACCATCGACCCGGCACTGATTCGCGCCGCGCTCGCGCTGCTGGACGAGGCCGCGGTCGATATCGGTACGCTCGCCGCCGAGATCCGGGTCGAGGAGGAGCGCGCCAATCCGAACGTGGTGAAGGCGGTCGGCAGCCCCTTGGGCGACGGCCGGCTGCGCGCACTGTATTTCACCCGGGCCACTGCGCCCTGGGGCAAGGGGCCACTCTATCATCATATCGGCCTCTACGCGTATCGGCGTGCGGCGCTGGAGCGCTTCGTCGCCTTGCCGCCCTCCGCGCTCGAGAGCCGCGAGCGGCTGGAGCAACTGCGAGCGCTGGAAGCCGGCATGCGCATCGATGTCGCCATCGTCGATACCGTGCCGCTCGGCGTCGACACGCCGGATGATCTGGTGAAGGCGCGGGTGCTGCTCGCGCGTGAGGACGTGCGTTCCAGGGAAGGACCTGCAAAATGA
- a CDS encoding amidohydrolase family protein — protein MFSCTSADDVSGHTGCLCHRPEIRALTRRIDADLTRRGFVAGMAASVAAMGLSKPALAQAPPAPPRPILFTNVRLFDGKSATLREGVSLLVEAGRIKDIANGTPAAPEGARVIDGKSRVLMPGLIDMHWHAMFAALSIPALMTADIGYVHLAAAAEAEQTLLRGFTTIRDLGGPSFALKQVIDEGLATGPRIYPCGAMITGSGGHADLRAVGELPRAAGTPGTAEQTGGMAIADGADEVRLRVREQMLQGASQIKIVGGGGVSSPRSPLDATTFSEPEVRAAAETAADWGTYIAVHAYASPTIQRAIMAGAACIEHGHLMDDATAALLAERGLWLSTQPFVGDDDSVPLTGPSRAKQIQVFAGTDNVYRLARKYGIRTAFGSDLLFSARLARRQGTMLTHLARWYSAAEALTMATATNGELLALSGPRNPYPGRLGVLEKDAFADMILVDGDPLANLALIGDPEKNFVLIMKDGKIYKDTIG, from the coding sequence ATGTTTTCCTGCACATCGGCTGACGACGTATCGGGCCACACTGGTTGCCTGTGCCACCGGCCGGAGATCCGGGCGCTCACGCGGCGCATCGATGCGGACCTGACCCGCCGCGGCTTTGTCGCCGGCATGGCAGCATCGGTCGCGGCCATGGGCTTGTCGAAGCCGGCTTTGGCGCAGGCGCCGCCGGCGCCGCCACGGCCCATCCTCTTCACCAATGTCCGGCTGTTCGACGGCAAGTCCGCGACCCTTCGCGAAGGCGTGAGCCTGCTGGTCGAGGCCGGCCGCATCAAGGACATCGCCAACGGCACCCCGGCGGCGCCGGAGGGCGCGCGGGTGATCGACGGCAAGAGCCGGGTGCTGATGCCCGGCCTGATCGACATGCACTGGCACGCCATGTTCGCTGCGCTGTCGATCCCGGCGCTGATGACCGCCGATATCGGCTATGTGCATCTCGCCGCCGCGGCGGAGGCGGAGCAGACGCTGCTGCGCGGCTTCACCACCATACGCGACCTCGGCGGCCCATCCTTCGCGCTGAAGCAGGTGATCGACGAGGGCCTGGCTACGGGGCCGCGCATCTATCCCTGCGGCGCCATGATCACCGGCAGCGGCGGCCATGCCGATCTGCGCGCGGTTGGCGAATTGCCGCGGGCGGCCGGAACGCCGGGCACGGCGGAGCAGACCGGCGGCATGGCGATCGCCGACGGCGCCGACGAGGTGCGGCTGCGGGTACGCGAGCAGATGCTGCAGGGCGCCTCGCAGATCAAGATCGTGGGCGGCGGCGGCGTCTCCTCGCCGCGCTCGCCGCTCGACGCCACCACCTTTTCCGAGCCCGAGGTGCGCGCCGCCGCGGAGACCGCCGCCGACTGGGGCACTTATATCGCGGTGCACGCTTATGCGTCGCCGACCATCCAGCGCGCGATCATGGCCGGCGCCGCCTGCATCGAGCACGGCCACCTGATGGATGACGCCACCGCGGCGCTGCTGGCCGAGCGCGGCCTCTGGCTGAGCACCCAGCCCTTCGTCGGCGATGACGATTCGGTACCGCTGACCGGCCCGAGCCGGGCGAAGCAGATCCAGGTGTTCGCGGGCACCGACAACGTTTACCGGCTGGCGAGGAAATACGGCATCCGGACGGCGTTCGGCTCGGACCTCTTATTCTCGGCGCGGCTGGCGCGGCGCCAGGGCACCATGCTCACCCATCTCGCCCGCTGGTACAGCGCGGCCGAGGCGCTGACCATGGCGACCGCCACCAATGGCGAGTTGCTGGCGCTGTCCGGCCCGCGCAATCCCTATCCCGGCAGGCTGGGCGTGCTGGAGAAGGACGCGTTCGCCGACATGATCCTGGTCGACGGCGACCCGCTCGCCAATCTCGCGCTGATCGGGGATCCGGAGAAGAACTTCGTCCTCATCATGAAGGACGGGAAGATTTACAAGGACACGATCGGCTAG